A stretch of DNA from Saccharomycodes ludwigii strain NBRC 1722 chromosome I, whole genome shotgun sequence:
GAAATTTGGTGAAATTAGCCCAGTTAGGATCTGTTGTTAAATTAGACTTTAAATCTGGTGGTGGTGTTTCATCATATATTTGGGTTGGAATTCTAACTGCATTGGTTAATTTATCAACAACTgtcaatttatattttttgtcatACAAGATTTGGTCAAATGATTTTTTGAATGTTGGTACAATTGGTGAGTACAAACCGCAATCGTTAAACGCTggaattaaattattttttttagatgtatctttaatgaaaatagaaaatattgaGGCAAAAACGACAACAACTAATAAAAGACccctaattttttttaagtagttcttttttctcGAGGGACCAGGAACACTAATTGGTAAATAAGATGATGAAGCAGTCATTTTATATGAATTactctttatttttattagtttatttattaccaATTATTACTAACATTTGTAGTACTttaagaaaacaaaaaaaaaaggtaaattCCCCTGTTTTGTCTTTATCCAAAAGATTCACAAGTTACTTAAAAGGTTGTAGTCTAtgaatgataatattaaaaaaaaaaagccaaTTTGTTCTtatcaattctttttttttttttttttttttttttcttgtctAAGGATTATTTTCTACGACagtatttctttttttttttccttttaatgaaagcaaaaaaaaaaaaaaaaaaaaaaaaaatgttaatcAATAAGCTTGAAAAATCAGCTAGATTGGCAACTGTAACACTACTACAACTTTTACCGCTTTAACATTTGTTTTAGTAAAACTCAAAAAAATCACACCacaaaaagttttatataACCTATATAGACAGAGCAATGGACAGCTCAGTAGAAACCCAACTAATTGctcaatttaaaaatttacaaaacaaTAGCGAGGAAATTATCAGCAGTGATAATGACGATAATTTCATAAAGTATTTACTTGgaactaaaataaaatcaaatataacAGTATTAAGGGAACAAGCAGTAGTTTCTCAAAACTTATCACAATACCAATTACAATATTCTGCTTTGAATTTTGATTtaagtttatatttaaacaaGATATCTTCTAATCTGGAAACTAAAGCTGATATACAAGAAACGGCTGTCAgaaataaagaagaaactGAAACAGTAGAAACCATAATTAGTAAAGAAGACCAAGAAagtttcaaaaaagaagatttaAAATCACTTAGGAAAAGACTATTTCATCGAAATACAGAATTTGaagataacaataacaacaataatgatattgtGGAGGAAACCAACCAACAGCAATTAATTGATGAGTTGGGTAAATTAACTTCCACtctaaaacaaaatgcGCAAGAGTTTAACAAACAATTGACTGAAACCGACTCGGATGTGTTAAAGAAAACAGAACAGGGGTTAAGTTCTACATCAGCACAAGTACGTAGTTTGGGT
This window harbors:
- the USE1 gene encoding SNAP receptor USE1 (similar to Saccharomyces cerevisiae YGL098W | USE1 | Unconventional SNARE in the ER) gives rise to the protein MDSSVETQLIAQFKNLQNNSEEIISSDNDDNFIKYLLGTKIKSNITVLREQAVVSQNLSQYQLQYSALNFDLSLYLNKISSNLETKADIQETAVRNKEETETVETIISKEDQESFKKEDLKSLRKRLFHRNTEFEDNNNNNNDIVEETNQQQLIDELGKLTSTLKQNAQEFNKQLTETDSDVLKKTEQGLSSTSAQVRSLGTKLGQFSKSKLGIMFYLTCLISMFVGLLLTYAIIKIFPEL